A genome region from Dolichospermum compactum NIES-806 includes the following:
- a CDS encoding biotin transporter BioY, producing MFAASNQLLWSMIGLLLTMGGTFLEAYGVTAPWNWSQHGIQTLSLGVSYQIGAVLLVGCLGGQNAGALSQIAYLVMGLTLLPVFAEGGGIGYVKLSQFGYLLGFIPGAWICGYLAFKARPRLETLAFSCLCGLFTVHICGIAYLIMSYLLPWRGTDNLSLIQAILKYSCFALPGQLVVVCAVTIVAYVLRHIMFY from the coding sequence ATGTTTGCTGCCTCGAATCAACTGCTATGGTCTATGATAGGCTTGCTCCTTACAATGGGTGGTACTTTCCTGGAAGCTTATGGTGTTACCGCACCTTGGAACTGGAGTCAGCACGGAATTCAAACCCTTTCATTAGGTGTCAGCTATCAAATTGGTGCAGTCCTACTGGTAGGCTGTTTAGGAGGTCAAAATGCTGGTGCGCTCTCGCAAATTGCCTATTTAGTCATGGGATTAACCTTATTACCCGTATTTGCCGAAGGAGGCGGTATCGGTTATGTTAAACTATCTCAGTTTGGCTATTTGCTAGGATTTATTCCCGGAGCTTGGATTTGTGGATATTTAGCCTTTAAAGCTCGACCTAGGCTAGAAACTCTAGCGTTTAGTTGTCTTTGTGGCTTATTCACCGTTCACATCTGCGGTATTGCTTATTTAATCATGAGTTATCTCTTACCCTGGAGAGGAACAGACAATCTATCCCTGATTCAAGCTATTCTGAAATACTCCTGCTTTGCACTACCAGGACAACTAGTGGTTGTTTGTGCCGTCACCATAGTAGCTTATGTGCTACGACATATAATGTTTTATTAG
- a CDS encoding type II toxin-antitoxin system HicB family antitoxin, with protein MQGQEVCNYTVILTKEKDGDDHAFCPLFQGCHSQGDTFEEAIANITEIVKLYIEILLMDNQPIFKKMFDKFSVNIITLSPIPSQLK; from the coding sequence GTGCAAGGTCAAGAAGTTTGCAATTACACCGTCATTCTCACCAAGGAGAAAGATGGAGATGATCATGCTTTTTGTCCTCTTTTTCAGGGCTGTCATTCTCAAGGAGATACTTTTGAAGAAGCGATCGCTAATATAACAGAAATTGTAAAATTATACATTGAAATTCTCCTAATGGATAATCAACCTATCTTTAAGAAGATGTTTGACAAGTTTTCAGTGAATATAATTACGCTATCACCGATACCTTCTCAACTCAAATAG
- the lspA gene encoding signal peptidase II, translating to MRIKNRFFWIAAFIAFVLDQLTKYWVVKTFSPGQTLPLLSGIFHFTYVTNTGAAFSLLSGKVEWLRWLSLGVSLVLITIALFGPLLSFWEQLGYGLILGGAMGNGIDRFILGYVVDFLDFRLINFAVFNLADSFISIGIVCLLIASWQKTPSH from the coding sequence ATGCGTATAAAAAATCGCTTCTTCTGGATTGCTGCTTTTATAGCATTTGTATTAGACCAACTGACAAAATACTGGGTAGTGAAGACCTTTAGCCCAGGACAAACACTACCACTGTTGAGCGGGATATTTCATTTTACCTATGTTACTAATACAGGTGCAGCCTTTAGTTTATTAAGTGGCAAAGTAGAATGGTTACGCTGGCTATCTTTGGGTGTTAGTTTAGTATTGATCACCATTGCATTATTTGGGCCATTGTTAAGTTTTTGGGAGCAACTGGGTTATGGGTTGATTTTAGGAGGAGCAATGGGTAATGGTATTGATAGATTTATCTTAGGGTATGTCGTTGACTTTCTCGATTTTCGGTTAATTAATTTTGCCGTATTTAATCTGGCTGATTCTTTTATTAGTATTGGTATAGTTTGCTTGTTAATTGCCTCATGGCAAAAAACACCAAGTCATTAA
- a CDS encoding transglycosylase domain-containing protein, whose protein sequence is MSSPQPPQKPKTILGQVTQAVSTIHARVNFSMKLKPNAKVPKLLVHDAGGNQEEEYDLLGDRYIIGRSSKSSDIVVRNPLVSTVHLSLSRDSTQNTPVFTIKDENSTNGIYLGKRRINTLELRHGDIINLGPQDLADAVSIQYIDPPAWYVKAATWTAYGVGGVTALIALAIGAEWLKFSVRPLPTATRAPVVVYARDGSTPLREPRNIAHVDLKKISDFGPYLAAAVVASEDSRYYWHFGVDPLGVLRAVLINSRSGDVQQGASTVTQQVARSLFREYVGSQDSLGRKVKEAVVSLKLETFYSKDAILLTYLNRVFLGADTSGFEDAAKYYFNKSAKELTLAEAATLVGILPAPNAFDFCGSGPRKLGAADYRNRVIKRLLEMGKITQEEANRARRSTVQVSPKVCERQAKTIAPYFYDYVFQELTSRLGPAAAREGNYIIETQLDPAIQAKAETELKNSVTKAGSSFGFSQGGMVTLDSKTGSIVAMVGGTDYKKSQFNRTVQAQRQPGSTFKIFAYAAAIEKGFSTYKSYSCNPLTWQGFTYKPCRAGAGGSLDIATGLALSENPIALRVAKEIGLNKVVDMAQRLGVKSNLEAVPGLVLGQSVVNVLEMTGAFGAISNRGVWNPPHAISKIRDSSDCKDLKDFETCRVIYSFDTDPNGSKQVLKKAVANQMTTMMQGVITSGTGRSAAIGLGEAGKTGTTNDNVDLWFIGFIPSRQLVTGIWLGNDNNSPTSGSSAQAAQLWGNYMGKITK, encoded by the coding sequence ATGAGTTCTCCCCAACCTCCTCAAAAGCCAAAAACTATACTTGGTCAAGTAACTCAAGCAGTCAGCACCATTCATGCTAGAGTCAACTTCTCCATGAAGCTCAAACCCAATGCGAAAGTACCAAAACTATTGGTCCATGATGCCGGCGGGAACCAAGAAGAAGAATATGATTTATTAGGCGATCGCTATATAATAGGCCGGAGTTCAAAATCCTCTGATATCGTCGTCCGTAACCCCCTTGTCAGCACAGTTCACCTCTCATTATCGCGGGACTCCACCCAAAACACCCCCGTTTTCACAATCAAAGATGAAAACTCCACCAACGGTATTTATCTTGGCAAAAGGCGGATAAATACCCTAGAACTGCGGCATGGAGATATCATTAACTTAGGACCACAGGATCTAGCTGATGCCGTCAGTATTCAATACATAGACCCCCCAGCCTGGTACGTCAAAGCTGCCACCTGGACAGCCTATGGAGTCGGTGGTGTCACAGCCTTAATTGCCCTAGCCATAGGTGCAGAATGGCTGAAATTTTCCGTTAGACCCCTACCTACAGCCACTCGCGCCCCTGTCGTTGTCTATGCCCGTGATGGCTCAACCCCACTCCGTGAACCCCGTAATATCGCCCACGTAGACCTGAAAAAAATATCAGACTTTGGCCCATATTTAGCTGCTGCGGTTGTAGCTTCCGAAGATAGTCGTTACTATTGGCACTTTGGCGTAGACCCATTAGGAGTATTACGAGCCGTACTGATTAACAGTCGTAGCGGTGACGTTCAACAAGGGGCAAGTACAGTTACCCAACAAGTAGCTCGAAGTTTATTCCGGGAATATGTAGGCAGTCAAGACTCTTTAGGGCGGAAAGTTAAAGAAGCCGTCGTCTCCCTCAAACTAGAAACCTTTTACAGCAAAGACGCTATTTTACTAACCTACTTAAATCGGGTATTCTTAGGTGCAGACACCTCCGGCTTTGAAGATGCAGCCAAATATTATTTTAACAAATCCGCCAAAGAATTAACCCTAGCGGAAGCAGCCACCTTAGTAGGGATTTTACCCGCCCCCAATGCCTTCGATTTTTGTGGCAGTGGTCCCCGGAAACTCGGTGCAGCCGACTACCGCAATCGAGTCATTAAACGACTACTAGAAATGGGCAAAATTACCCAAGAAGAAGCCAACCGCGCTCGCCGTTCTACAGTTCAAGTTAGCCCCAAAGTTTGCGAAAGGCAAGCCAAAACCATTGCCCCCTATTTCTATGATTACGTCTTTCAAGAACTCACATCAAGACTAGGTCCAGCAGCAGCCAGAGAAGGAAACTATATCATCGAAACCCAACTTGATCCAGCTATCCAAGCCAAAGCCGAAACAGAGTTAAAAAATTCCGTCACCAAAGCAGGCTCGAGTTTTGGATTTTCCCAAGGAGGAATGGTGACTCTCGACTCAAAAACCGGGAGTATTGTCGCTATGGTAGGCGGGACTGATTACAAAAAAAGCCAGTTTAATCGCACCGTTCAAGCCCAACGACAACCGGGTTCTACCTTTAAAATTTTTGCCTACGCTGCGGCTATAGAAAAAGGGTTTTCGACCTATAAAAGTTATTCTTGCAATCCTTTAACTTGGCAAGGCTTTACCTATAAACCCTGTCGCGCTGGTGCTGGTGGTAGTTTAGACATAGCCACTGGTTTGGCACTTTCGGAAAACCCCATTGCTTTGCGGGTAGCCAAGGAAATTGGCTTGAATAAAGTCGTAGATATGGCGCAGCGTTTGGGTGTTAAATCCAATCTTGAGGCAGTACCCGGTTTGGTGTTAGGTCAAAGTGTGGTTAATGTCTTAGAAATGACCGGGGCATTTGGGGCAATTAGTAATCGTGGAGTCTGGAATCCTCCTCATGCTATTAGTAAAATTCGTGATAGTAGTGATTGCAAGGATCTCAAAGATTTTGAAACCTGTCGGGTGATTTATTCCTTCGATACAGATCCAAATGGTTCTAAACAAGTCCTAAAAAAAGCAGTTGCCAATCAAATGACTACTATGATGCAGGGAGTAATTACTAGTGGTACAGGTCGTAGCGCGGCTATTGGTTTAGGCGAAGCAGGTAAAACCGGAACAACAAATGATAATGTAGACCTCTGGTTTATTGGTTTTATTCCTAGTCGTCAACTTGTCACCGGCATTTGGCTAGGAAATGATAATAATTCACCTACCTCCGGCAGCAGCGCCCAAGCAGCACAACTTTGGGGTAATTATATGGGTAAAATTACTAAATAG
- the pstS gene encoding phosphate ABC transporter substrate-binding protein PstS translates to MKNHRLIVSISVLTVVISLSACGETNSKNPIMSESPGKTTNTTTSNSRKLDLGGNMELIGAGASFPAPLYQTWFTELNKKYPNLKVNYQSVGSGAGVEQFTQGTVDFGASDVAMKDEEINKVPAEKGVLLLPLTAGSIVLAYNLPEVPQLQLSRAVYTDILLGKIKFWDDPAIAKVNPNIKLPKEEIKVIYRADGSGTTGVFTKHLSTISPEWKTQVGEGKSVKWPIGVGAKGNEGVTAQIQQTQGSIGYVEYGYAKESKLKFASLENKSNQFVLASEESASKTLASVTLPENLRAFIADPEGAESYPIVTYTWILAHKKYTDAGKAKAMEATIEYALTDGQKIASELGYVPLPANVIAKVAAAADQISPDYQISVSQGRGAGRPFSEARSEESGE, encoded by the coding sequence ATGAAAAATCATCGCCTGATAGTTTCAATATCTGTATTAACAGTAGTAATTAGTCTATCAGCTTGTGGAGAAACTAACTCAAAGAATCCAATTATGAGTGAGTCTCCTGGTAAAACGACAAATACAACTACTTCCAATTCTAGGAAACTAGATTTAGGAGGTAATATGGAATTAATAGGTGCGGGTGCTTCTTTTCCTGCACCACTTTATCAAACTTGGTTTACAGAGTTAAACAAAAAATATCCCAATTTAAAAGTTAATTATCAGTCTGTGGGTAGTGGTGCAGGTGTTGAGCAGTTTACCCAAGGAACAGTAGACTTTGGTGCTAGTGATGTAGCAATGAAGGATGAAGAGATTAACAAAGTTCCGGCGGAAAAAGGTGTGCTACTATTACCTCTAACTGCTGGTAGTATTGTCCTAGCTTATAATTTGCCAGAAGTTCCTCAACTCCAGTTATCACGAGCAGTTTACACTGATATTTTGTTGGGTAAAATTAAATTCTGGGATGATCCGGCGATCGCTAAAGTCAATCCTAATATAAAATTGCCAAAAGAGGAAATCAAAGTTATTTATCGCGCTGATGGTAGTGGAACTACGGGTGTTTTCACCAAACATCTTAGTACCATTAGTCCAGAATGGAAAACTCAAGTAGGTGAAGGTAAAAGTGTAAAATGGCCGATAGGAGTTGGTGCTAAAGGTAATGAAGGTGTTACCGCCCAAATTCAACAAACTCAAGGTTCTATTGGTTATGTAGAATATGGCTATGCTAAGGAAAGTAAGCTCAAATTTGCATCTTTAGAAAATAAATCCAACCAGTTTGTTTTAGCTTCTGAAGAATCAGCATCTAAAACTCTAGCATCAGTAACTTTACCAGAAAATCTGCGTGCTTTTATTGCCGACCCTGAAGGTGCAGAATCCTACCCAATAGTAACTTACACTTGGATTCTCGCCCATAAAAAATATACTGATGCCGGCAAAGCTAAAGCAATGGAAGCAACTATTGAGTATGCTTTAACTGATGGACAAAAGATAGCTAGTGAATTAGGATATGTGCCTTTACCAGCAAATGTAATTGCTAAAGTCGCAGCAGCGGCTGATCAAATTAGTCCTGATTATCAAATTTCCGTTTCTCAAGGTAGGGGCGCAGGGCGCCCTTTCTCAGAAGCCAGAAGTGAGGAATCAGGAGAATGA